TGGTGAGTTCTTCTTCATCGGTGATTTGGGTTAGCCCCTTCTCCTCCACGATGATTTGGGGAAGCTTACCCGTCTCAAACATCTCCTCAAAAACTGCTTTGGCAATTTTCCCGCTTATCGTTCCATCATCGATGAGTTTGAGGAGTTGAACCAGGTGCTTCGGAGTAACAGCGCATTCATCAATCTCCATGTTAGCTGCATTAAGATGATATAAAAGTTCCCCCATCATCCAGTTGCTCACCTTTTTGGCATCGGAGTAACTCTTCATGCATTCTTCAAAGAAATCACCGAGGGCTTTGGAGGAGGTGAGAAAGGAAGCATCGCTGCTGGATAAAGCATATTGCTCCTGAAAGCGTTTCTTCCTGGCATCGGGGAGCTCGGGGAGACTGTCCCTTAAATCTTCAATCCACCCCCGATCGAGTTCTATTGGTACCAAATCCGGTTCCGGGAAATAACGATAATCATGTGCATATTCCTTGGTCCGTAAGGGTGTGGTTACATTTTTAACGTCATCCCAGTGTCTGGTCTCCTGTTCTACGACTCCACCCTGACTCAATATTTCCTTCTGTCTCTCCACCTCGTAGGCTAGAGCCCGCTGGAGGGCTCTGAAGGAGTTCATGTTTTTTACCTCAGTTTTTGTTCCAAACTCCTTTGAGCCAACGGGGCGAATGGAGACATTAGCATCGCATCGGAGCGAACCTTGTTCCATATTGCAATCGGAGACCTCGAGATGTTCCAAAACGCTCTTTAGCTTCTGAAGGAAAGCTTTTGCCTCTTCAGGGGAGCGGATGTCGGGTTTTGTTACGATCTCCATGAGGGGCACTCCACTTCGATTAAAATCCACTAAACTATATTCCGCTCCGGCGATTCTTCCCGCTCCACCCACGTGAACGAGTTTTCCGGTGTCCTCCTCGAGGTGGACCCTGGTGATGCCGACCCGCCTGCTATGACCATCCATCTCAACTTCGATATAACCATCTGTGCAAAGGGGCAAATCATACTGGGATATCTGATAGTTCTTGGCCATGTCGGGATAGAAGTAATTCTTCCGATGGAATTGACTGAGCAGGGCGATATTGCAATTCAAGGCGAGACCCGTTTTCACCGTATATTCGATGGCCTTTTC
The sequence above is drawn from the Actinomycetota bacterium genome and encodes:
- the gatB gene encoding Asp-tRNA(Asn)/Glu-tRNA(Gln) amidotransferase subunit GatB gives rise to the protein MEYEVVIGLEIHVELLTDSKLFCGCSARTFGEKPNTLTCPVCLGLPGSLPVINEKAIEYTVKTGLALNCNIALLSQFHRKNYFYPDMAKNYQISQYDLPLCTDGYIEVEMDGHSRRVGITRVHLEEDTGKLVHVGGAGRIAGAEYSLVDFNRSGVPLMEIVTKPDIRSPEEAKAFLQKLKSVLEHLEVSDCNMEQGSLRCDANVSIRPVGSKEFGTKTEVKNMNSFRALQRALAYEVERQKEILSQGGVVEQETRHWDDVKNVTTPLRTKEYAHDYRYFPEPDLVPIELDRGWIEDLRDSLPELPDARKKRFQEQYALSSSDASFLTSSKALGDFFEECMKSYSDAKKVSNWMMGELLYHLNAANMEIDECAVTPKHLVQLLKLIDDGTISGKIAKAVFEEMFETGKLPQIIVEEKGLTQITDEEELTRIVELVLEENPGVVEDYRKGKEKALGFLVGQVMRLTKGRANPQLVNKLLRERL